A single Vigna radiata var. radiata cultivar VC1973A chromosome 8, Vradiata_ver6, whole genome shotgun sequence DNA region contains:
- the LOC106770767 gene encoding 40S ribosomal protein S4 yields the protein MARGLKKHLKRLNAPKHWMLDKLGGAFAPKPSSGPHKSRECLPLILILRNRLKYALTYREVIAILMQRHVLVDGKVRTDKTYPAGFMDVVSIPKTNESFRLLYDTKGRFRLHSVRDEESKFKLCKVRSVQFGQKGIPYLNTYDGRTIRYPDPLIKANDTIKLDLESNKITDFIKFDVGNVVMVTGGRNRGRVGVIKSREKHKGSFETIHVQDATGHEFATRMGNVFIIGRGTKPWVSLPKGRGIKLSIIEEARKRLAAQHETVA from the exons ATG GCTAGAGGGTTGAAGAAACACTTGAAGAGGCTCAATGCTCCAAAGCATTGGATGCTTGACAAGCTTGGTGGTGccttt GCACCCAAGCCATCTTCTGGTCCCCACAAGTCAAGGGAGTGTCTACCTTTGATTCTCATCCTGAGAAACAGACTAAAGTATGCTCTAACATATAGAGAAGTTATTGCTATATTGATGCAGCGCCATGTTCTCGTCGATGGCAAGGTTAGGACAGATAAGACATATCCTGCTGGTTTCATGG ATGTTGTTTCTATTCCCAAAACAAACGAAAGTTTCCGTCTTCTGTATGACACAAAGGGTCGCTTCCGTCTCCACTCTGTAAGGGATGAGGAGTCAAAG TTTAAGCTGTGTAAGGTTCGGTCTGTTCAATTTGGACAAAAGGGCATCCCCTATTTGAACACCTACGACGGCCGCACCATCCGCTATCCTGACCCACTGATCAAGGCTAATGACACCATCAAACTTGACCTGGAAAGCAACAAGATCACAGACTTCATCAAATTTGATGTGGGGAATGTGGTTATGGTTACCGGTGGAAGGAACAGAGGCCGAGTCGGCGTGATCAAGAGCAGGGAGAAGCACAAGGGAAGCTTTGAGACCATCCATGTTCAGGATGCAACTGGTCATGAGTTTGCAACTCGCATGGGTAATGTCTTCATCATTGGCAGAGGGACTAAGCCTTGGGTTTCTCTTCCCAAAGGCCGTGGTATCAAGTTGTCTATTATTGAAGAGGCTAGAAAGAGACTTGCTGCTCAACATGAAACTGTTGCCTAA